The proteins below come from a single Micromonas commoda chromosome 8, complete sequence genomic window:
- a CDS encoding predicted protein, which produces MTSTTAPEESLEFADRYPASETLLGFHDYEAFSKLRMPDSWVPGEQAGPSESKDSIHMCGWLDKYYADDRGTKTWRPRWVYLLEDRLCYGSATSTDNVPPQVKYIMLDRLPARPGGKLAISRLKVSPQGLNGQPGVDCAFHLVCDNRTHTFAGKTPEVALRWTEKLEELAMKRFSATNTSMPFEST; this is translated from the coding sequence ATGACGTCCACTACAGCGCCTGAAGAGTCTCTCGAGTTCGCGGACAGGTACCCCGCGAGCGAGACACTCCTGGGCTTCCACGACTATGAGGCATTTTCTAAACTGCGGATGCCCGACTCGTGGGTGCCTGGTGAGCAAGCTGGACCGTCTGAATCGAAGGATTCCATACACATGTGCGGGTGGTTGGATAAGTATTacgccgacgatcgcggtACTAAGACTTGGAGGCCACGGTGGGTGTATCTGCTGGAAGATAGGCTCTGCTACGGCAGTGCAACGAGCACGGACAATGTCCCTCCACAGGTCAAGTACATCATGCTCGATCGGTTACCTGCTAGACCGGGAGGAAAGCTGGCCATCTCTCGGTTGAAGGTGTCGCCTCAGGGCTTGAATGGTCAGCCAGGTGTTGACTGCGCGTTTCACCTGGTGTGCGATAATCGCACGCACACATTCGCGGGGAAAACGCCCGAGGTTGCGTTGCGCTGGACAGAGAAGTTGGAGGAACTGGCCATGAAACGATTTAGCGCAACCAACACCTCGATGCCCTTCGAGTCAACTTAG
- a CDS encoding glycosyltransferase family 77 protein (candidate glycosyltransferase) encodes MQRQRGRSRLRALVRFLLILGFVVWIVHSLLVQHYKKQRALVDRLVDRVDNRDAGLRGAAPRRSALPDDEGGFEVDFSDNTHDDDNYGNEEELNSTLRSLKPPEPSSVELRDVTVREELPRVSRRNEASRGGVWIPRDWGTRERGKNAEKNGEADAECFPADRDADSGDRVVNPIEPLYRKAGSGCNKRETIPGLCDVLNVLLPSDGIERAVMLVFGGEKHQDTIALALAAADKTGARAVLFVASDDDAAATAAKENVPYIQPDCDGPCGRPEYVAAAAILSIGSDVLLVGRGVELRGPNPLINIPGLRGADVEGVTYREGMFGDVVGMSDPAMGWSAYSQSMAVPNILSSLVLLRATGESIRLAVWLGEHRDDVDADVALTDELLMPAHDARQRSGATFRLLPPKCFRHHKSGAAVVEAAEGFPVKSWHGDEKSMFSFGTRAEDPNKILSSETFDAARSVVLRDGPIGAEDDDGNCAAVDMHDRVGPDPRALRYIAAPDGDFPVNCDGDLSQLCKIVGRVAVKRQVLAAVSNSNILYMLGLFLDGVAAANITNTIVVALDQKTADWCKERGAPYYHRELKSLTGATDNHATSGLKFRVLHEFLSVGVSVLLSDVDVVWMRNPFGGSRLVVPTIESDPDRVHVDAPAIYGDSDVEGMTDGWDDVSAYGFAYAGAGGTPMRRLAARNSGLFYLAATKESLRMVSRLAERMATERNTWDQTAYNEEQVWMWTSEAPNAGNRRSVPAGVSQRVMNYACFQNTKYLFRYMRYDPELYDGASGRSLRPISVHVNYHPEKPQRMVTLIEQYLKGERDAISKWNWGEGMAFAKPCLARPKNSKEGDALMEESELARQILERMSVSGEPGTWAGIKGFAPGEKGALVTPWGDGKWGVIPPKEVDGDDRIFVDFSGAKHMVHSDQDRNGRSNGELHLISTRCTDGEKVDIVL; translated from the coding sequence ATGCAGAGGCAAAGGGGGCGGAGTCGCCTGCGCGCCTTAGTTAGGTTTTTGCTGATCTTAGGGTTCGTCGTATGGATCGTCCACAGTCTTCTGGTGCAGCATTACAAGAAGCAGCGCGCGCTAGTGGACAGgctcgtcgatcgcgtcgataATCGCGATGCCGGGTTGAGGGGCGCTGCACCGAGGAGAAGTGCGCTGCCCGACGATGAGGGCGGGTTCGAGGTCGATTTCAGCGACAATACACACGACGATGACAACTACGGAAATGAAGAAGAGCTAAATTCTACGCTGCGCTCGCTCAAACCTCCCGAGCCTTCGTCcgtcgagctgcgcgatgTGACGGTGCGGGAGGAGTTGCCTCGTGTCTCGCGACGGAACGAGGCGAGTCGAGGCGGTGTTTGGATACCCCGGGACTGGGGCACACGCGAGCGGGGAAAGAATGCGGAGAAGAACGGTGAGGCCGATGCGGAGTGCTTCCCCGCAGATCGCGATGCCGACAGCGGAGACCGCGTCGTGAATCCGATCGAACCGCTCTACCGAAAGGCAGGCTCAGGATGCAACAAGCGGGAGACGATACCGGGCCTGTGCGACGTCCTCAATGTCTTACTTCCTAGCGATGGCATCGAGCGTGCGGTGATGCTGGTGTTTGGAGGCGAGAAGCATCAGGATACGATCGCCCTGGCACTCGCCGCTGCTGATAAGACCGGCGCCAGGGCTGTCCTCTTCGTTGCTAGTGACGACGATGCGGCTGCCACAGCCGCAAAGGAAAATGTTCCTTACATCCAGCCGGATTGCGACGGGCCGTGTGGACGCCCCGAATatgtcgcggcggcggctattCTCAGTATCGGGTCTGATGTCCTTCTcgttggccgcggcgtcgagctccgcggtcCAAACCCGCTGATAAACATCCCGGGGCTGCGCGGGGCTGACGTGGAGGGTGTGACATACCGAGAGGGGATGTTTGGTGACGTGGTGGGTATGAGCGACCCCGCCATGGGCTGGTCTGCGTACAGTCAATCTATGGCAGTGCCTAATATTCTCTCCTCGCTTGTGCTCTTACGTGCGACCGGAGAATCGATCAGGCTGGCGGTGTGGCTCGGAGAGCATCGGGACGATGTCGATGCCGACGTTGCACTCACAGACGAACTGCTCATGccggcgcacgacgcgaggcaACGCTCAGGTGCCACGTTCAGGTTGCTACCACCAAAATGTTTCAGGCATCATAAAAGTGGTGCAGCGGTTGTGGAAGCCGCGGAGGGGTTCCCGGTTAAATCTTGGCACGGAGACGAGAAAAGCATGTTCAGTTTTGGCACCAGAGCCGAGGACCCAAACAAAATTTTGTCGTCGGAAACCTttgacgcggcgcgctcggttGTGCTGCGTGACGGACCTATCGGTGCGGAAGACGATGACGGTAATTGCGCTGCGGTTGACATGCACGATCGAGTGGGACCTGATCCCCGCGCTTTACGCTACATCGCCGCCCCTGATGGTGACTTCCCGGTGAACTGCGATGGTGACCTCTCACAGCTTTGCAAGATAGTTGGTCGCGTGGCTGTCAAGCGTCAGGTGCTCGCAGCTGTGTCGAACTCGAATATCCTGTATATGCTTGGTTTGTTTTTGGATGGGGTCGCTGCAGCCAACATTACCAATACAATCGTGGTCGCTCTCGATCAGAAAACAGCAGATTGGTGCAAGGAACGCGGTGCGCCTTATTATCATCGAGAGTTGAAGTCCTTGACCGGCGCAACCGACAACCATGCAACTTCCGGACTCAAATTCAGAGTTTTGCATGAGTTTCTGAGCGTGGGTGTTTCGGTTTTACTCTCGGACGTTGACGTAGTGTGGATGCGTAATCCCTTTGGAGGATCGCGGCTTGTAGTGCCCACGATCGAGTCCGATCCTGACAGGGTCCACGTGGATGCGCCAGCCATTTACGGCGACTCGGATGTGGAAGGGATGACGGATGGTTGGGACGACGTGTCCGCTTACGGCTTTGCGTACGCAGGGGCTGGAGGGACTCCCATGCGTCGCCTCGCAGCTCGTAACAGTGGGTTGTTCTACCTCGCCGCCACGAAAGAGTCCCTGCGAATGGTATCGCGGTTGGCAGAACGCATGGCGACGGAGCGCAATACGTGGGACCAGACGGCGTACAATGAGGAGCAGGTGTGGATGTGGACGTCGGAGGCGCCCAACGCGGGGAATAGGAGATCGGTACCGGCCGGTGTGTCCCAGCGCGTTATGAACTACGCATGTTTCCAGAACACCAAGTACCTGTTTCGATACATGAGGTACGATCCTGAGCTGTACGACGGGGCATCCGGTCGTTCCCTTCGACCCATCAGCGTGCACGTGAATTATCACCCGGAGAAGCCGCAAAGGATGGTCACCCTAATCGAGCAGTATCTGAAGggagagcgcgacgcgatATCGAAGTGGAACTGGGGAGAGGGGATGGCATTCGCAAAACCTTGTCTCGCCCGACCAAAAAATTCTAAAGAAGGGGACGCCTTGATGGAGGAATCTGAGCTGGCTCGACAGATTCTCGAACGTATGTCTGTCAGCGGTGAGCCTGGAACGTGGGCCGGTATCAAAGGTTTCGCACCCGGGGAGAAAGGTGCGTTGGTGACGCCATGGGGCGATGGCAAATGGGGTGTCATTCCTCCAAAAGAAGTTGATGGTGATGATCGAATATTTGTCGACTTCAGCGGCGCTAAACACATGGTGCACAGCGACCAGGACAGAAACGGACGCTCCAATGGGGAGCTCCATCTAATATCCACGCGTTGTACCGATGGAGAGAAGGTCGATATCGTCCTTTGA
- a CDS encoding predicted protein has product MAGPRRNRSADVQVDDVPKNHRKVSDDDAADDAEDPAEEAEVAEEEEEEEEEDEDPIELLKAQGVSEDVAKRMLEKADGDLDAAVMLIVEHQELEKEEKDLAKVMEESLQEAEAESQKRRDLDEERKRSAPAEFFQGCSFLEHLGEDVAAALFSSDAKEDVIAILDLERKCRQWYRARGGDVAEYFSRIAVKAVANVEYEGKGGDESGEQDNIKASSMETVHSLLVAHLSDLQDAVLSLPTIPGTIPAIFAPIDVESKIETVDLT; this is encoded by the coding sequence ATGGCTGGTCCCCGCCGTAACAGGTCCGCGGATGTTCAGGTGGACGATGTCCCTAAGAATCATCGCAAAGTATCGGACGATGATGCGGCTGACGATGCGGAGGACCCGGCCGAAGAAGCGGAGGTAGCGGaagaggaagaagaagaggaggaagaggatgAAGACCCGATCGAGTTGCTTAAAGCGCAGGGGGTGAGTGAAGATGTAGCTAAACGGATGCTCGAGAAAGCTGATGGCGACCTCGATGCAGCCGTAATGCTTATCGTGGAGCACCAAGAGCttgagaaggaggagaaagATCTAGCTAAAGTGATGGAGGAGTCGCTGCAAGAGGCTGAGGCCGAATCCCAAAAACGTCgggacctcgacgaggagcgaAAGCGCTCAGCCCCTGCAGAGTTCTTCCAGGGTTGTTCCTTCCTGGAACATCTCGGCGAAGATGTGGCGGCTGCACTGTTCTCTTCGGATGCGAAGGAGGACGTCATCGCCATACTTGATTTGGAGAGAAAGTGCAGACAGTGGTACAGGGCACGAGGTGGGGATGTCGCGGAATATTTTTCCCGGATAGCTGTCAAGGCAGTTGCGAATGTCGAGTATGAAGGCAAAGGCGGAGACGAGAGTGGAGAGCAAGACAACATCAAAGCCTCGAGCATGGAAACTGTTCATAGCCTGCTGGTTGCACATCTATCGGACCTGCAAGATGCGGTGTTGTCCCTTCCCACAATCCCCGGCACAATTCCTGCCATATTCGCGCCGATCGACGTGGAAAGCAAAATCGAAACAGTGGATCTCACGTGA